A genomic stretch from Numida meleagris isolate 19003 breed g44 Domestic line chromosome 2, NumMel1.0, whole genome shotgun sequence includes:
- the MCMDC2 gene encoding MCM domain-containing protein 2 isoform X1, which produces MLIPKFSLRVQRSFWKMHKEIQKMKEIILVYLDRSGGLEKFVHDCKKYNGIAHSVAILLTLVSTVKQMSDVFKMIFAPADSKQSYAVYRFVISINPCDVAELDATLGNYILHKPMKAAGIFQSVCFIAIKTLSLIEQLQTEAQISILLRPTHLPPLPSYVLSLSAFPFNYTSQRFYMSEGIAIAMGTVTKYTQGARFLCTEETCPFSEGFRYIRVHLPGATESATVRNDFVCSLCSSPLQEDMKFRVLGDKQIVEMIDAKVLNALKGYSDHRSHFRIQTFTVFLRDELANRMTIGNHYKIIGIPACVQNGPQATACIEVSSVQLCKANGPSFIGENFMYLLSLTSSSCWRFTATLANIFASQVVPPGTYNTLKLAILLSLVQTCEIESADYLDLLIVTSDTLIIDRLLNYSICLLPRGIRHPSSSEIFPSVSKDKHGTGSASIQACSALLAQGGICYIGDLSSYKKDKLELLQSVLESRTTTLFIPGKKYGEEADQQVTIPVQTNFWSYVDVGSSPKKHIARDSILIGQMDLSLIPPNLLDVFGLLIYSEFPSCQLSYPVVHHVLQKAINPEAMLYRVSQQFRTQDYEEFILFAKNLHVELSSEAESLIQGYYLASRRVRRDSVHGSKLSASALKILISLSKAHTKLSLRKKVLEEDALIAILLFESSLTLKHGKSALCIEPNAVFPFDLSDENTLQQRDMHLAQCHHQLLQFIGAYGPGAYVNTNEE; this is translated from the exons ATG CTTATTCCAAAATTTTCATTAAGAGTCCAAAGATCTTTTTGGAAGATgcacaaagaaatacagaaaatgaaggaaattatCCTTGTTTACCTTGACAGAAGTGGTGGCCTTGAGAAATTTGTGCACGACTGCAAAAAATACAACGGTATTGCTCACTCAGTAGCTATTCTGTTAACATTGGTAAGTACCGTTAAGCAAATGTCTGATGTTTTTAAGATGATTTTTGCTCCCGCAGACTCAAAACAAAGTTACGCTGTGTATCGTTTTGTTATTTCAATAAATCCTTGTGATGTTGCTGAACTGGATGCAACTCTTGGAAACTACATTCTTCATAAGCCCATGAAAGCTGCAGGGATTTTTCAGTCA GTGTGTTTCATAGCTATTAAGACGTTATCATTAATTGAACAATTGCAGACGGAGGCCCAG ATAAGCATACTGCTGAGACCAACACATTTGCCACCGTTACCAAGTTATGTTCTCAgtctttctgcctttccattTAATTACACATCTCAGAGATTTTATATGTCTGAAGGAATAGCGATTGCAATGGGAACTGTCACGAAATACACCCAAGGAGCACGATTTCTTTGCACTGAGGAAACCTGTCCGTTCTCTGAAG ggTTTAGGTACATAAGAGTGCATCTGCCTGGAGCTACAGAGTCTGCCACAGTGAGGAATGACTTTGTGTGCAGTTTGTGTTCTTCACCACTGCAGGAAGATATGAAATTCAGAGTACTTGGTG ataaacAGATAGTTGAAATGATTGATGCAAAAGTTCTTAATGCTTTAAAAGGATATTCCGACCACAGATCACATTTTAGGATTCAGACTTTTACAGTTTTCTTGAGAG atGAACTGGCCAATAGAATGACAATAGGAAACCACTACAAGATTATAGGAATTCCAGCTTGTGTACAAAATGGCCCGCAAGCTACAGCGTGTATAGAAGTCAGTAGCGTACAGCTCTGTAAAGCAAATG gtCCTTCTTTTATCGGTGAAAATTTTATGTATCTACTCTCACTGACTTCAAGTTCGTGCTGGAGGTTTACAGCCACACTTGCCAACATCTTTGCTTCTCAAGTTGTTCCACCAGGCACTTACAATACTCTTAAACTGGCAATATTACTGAGTCTAGTGCAGACGTGTGAAATAGAAAGTGCAGATTACCTCGATCTATTGATTGTAACAAGTGACACTCTAATAATTGATAG GCTTCTGAATTACAGCATATGTCTTCTGCCTCGTGGCATACGGCACCCGTCCTCTAGTGAAATCTTTCCTTCTGTGTCCAAAGATAAACATGGAACTGGAAGTGCTAGTATTCAAGcttgcagtgctctgctggctCAGGGTGGTATCTGTTACATAGGAGACCTATCTTCATATAAAAAGGATAAACTTGAACTTCTACAATCCG TGCTAGAGAGCAGGACAACAACGCTGTTCATTCCCGGCAAGAAGTAcggagaagaggctgaccaaCAAGTTACTATTCCAGTTCAGACCAATTTTTGGTCTTACGTAGATGTGGGTTCTTCCCCAAAGAAACATATAGCAAGAGACAGCATTTTAATTGGGCAGATG GACTTGAGTTTGATTCCCCCTAATCTTTTAGATGTTTTTGGGCTGTTGATATACAGTGAATTTCCTTCGTGTCAGCTGTCTTATCCAGTAGTGCATCATGTCTTGCAAAAAGCCATTAATCCTGAAGCCATGCTGTACAGAGTCTCACAGCAGTTCAGAACACAGGATTATGAAGAG tttattttgtttgctaaGAATCTTCATGTGGAACTGAGTTCCGAAGCAGAAAGCCTCATTCAGGGCTACTACCTGGCAAGTCGCAGAGTGAGGAGAGATTCTGTTCATGGATCGAAATTATCAGCATCTGCACTAAAGATTCT GATTTCACTGTCTAAGGCTCATACTAAActaagtttaagaaaaaaagtactggAGGAAGATGCACTGATTGCCATCCTGTTGTTTGAATCATCTCTCACCCTAAAACATG GTAAGTCTGCATTGTGCATAGAACCAAATGCAGTGTTTCCATTTGACCTCAGTGATGAAAACACCCTGCAACAGAGAGATATGCACCTAGCACAGTGCCACCATCAGCTGCTTCAGTTTATTGGTGCATATGGCCCAGGGGCTTACGTTAACACTAATGAAGAATGA
- the MCMDC2 gene encoding MCM domain-containing protein 2 isoform X7, producing MLIPKFSLRVQRSFWKMHKEIQKMKEIILVYLDRSGGLEKFVHDCKKYNGIAHSVAILLTLVSTVKQMSDVFKMIFAPADSKQSYAVYRFVISINPCDVAELDATLGNYILHKPMKAAGIFQSVCFIAIKTLSLIEQLQTEAQISILLRPTHLPPLPSYVLSLSAFPFNYTSQRFYMSEGIAIAMGTVTKYTQGARFLCTEETCPFSEGFRYIRVHLPGATESATVRNDFVCSLCSSPLQEDMKFRVLGDKQIVEMIDAKVLNALKGYSDHRSHFRIQTFTVFLRDELANRMTIGNHYKIIGIPACVQNGPQATACIEVSSVQLCKANGPSFIGENFMYLLSLTSSSCWRFTATLANIFASQVVPPGTYNTLKLAILLSLVQTCEIESADYLDLLIVTSDTLIIDRLLNYSICLLPRGIRHPSSSEIFPSVSKDKHGTGSASIQACSALLAQGGICYIGDLSSYKKDKLELLQSVLESRTTTLFIPGKKYGEEADQQVTIPVQTNFWSYVDVGSSPKKHIARDSILIGQMFILFAKNLHVELSSEAESLIQGYYLASRRVRRDSVHGSKLSASALKILISLSKAHTKLSLRKKVLEEDALIAILLFESSLTLKHGKSALCIEPNAVFPFDLSDENTLQQRDMHLAQCHHQLLQFIGAYGPGAYVNTNEE from the exons ATG CTTATTCCAAAATTTTCATTAAGAGTCCAAAGATCTTTTTGGAAGATgcacaaagaaatacagaaaatgaaggaaattatCCTTGTTTACCTTGACAGAAGTGGTGGCCTTGAGAAATTTGTGCACGACTGCAAAAAATACAACGGTATTGCTCACTCAGTAGCTATTCTGTTAACATTGGTAAGTACCGTTAAGCAAATGTCTGATGTTTTTAAGATGATTTTTGCTCCCGCAGACTCAAAACAAAGTTACGCTGTGTATCGTTTTGTTATTTCAATAAATCCTTGTGATGTTGCTGAACTGGATGCAACTCTTGGAAACTACATTCTTCATAAGCCCATGAAAGCTGCAGGGATTTTTCAGTCA GTGTGTTTCATAGCTATTAAGACGTTATCATTAATTGAACAATTGCAGACGGAGGCCCAG ATAAGCATACTGCTGAGACCAACACATTTGCCACCGTTACCAAGTTATGTTCTCAgtctttctgcctttccattTAATTACACATCTCAGAGATTTTATATGTCTGAAGGAATAGCGATTGCAATGGGAACTGTCACGAAATACACCCAAGGAGCACGATTTCTTTGCACTGAGGAAACCTGTCCGTTCTCTGAAG ggTTTAGGTACATAAGAGTGCATCTGCCTGGAGCTACAGAGTCTGCCACAGTGAGGAATGACTTTGTGTGCAGTTTGTGTTCTTCACCACTGCAGGAAGATATGAAATTCAGAGTACTTGGTG ataaacAGATAGTTGAAATGATTGATGCAAAAGTTCTTAATGCTTTAAAAGGATATTCCGACCACAGATCACATTTTAGGATTCAGACTTTTACAGTTTTCTTGAGAG atGAACTGGCCAATAGAATGACAATAGGAAACCACTACAAGATTATAGGAATTCCAGCTTGTGTACAAAATGGCCCGCAAGCTACAGCGTGTATAGAAGTCAGTAGCGTACAGCTCTGTAAAGCAAATG gtCCTTCTTTTATCGGTGAAAATTTTATGTATCTACTCTCACTGACTTCAAGTTCGTGCTGGAGGTTTACAGCCACACTTGCCAACATCTTTGCTTCTCAAGTTGTTCCACCAGGCACTTACAATACTCTTAAACTGGCAATATTACTGAGTCTAGTGCAGACGTGTGAAATAGAAAGTGCAGATTACCTCGATCTATTGATTGTAACAAGTGACACTCTAATAATTGATAG GCTTCTGAATTACAGCATATGTCTTCTGCCTCGTGGCATACGGCACCCGTCCTCTAGTGAAATCTTTCCTTCTGTGTCCAAAGATAAACATGGAACTGGAAGTGCTAGTATTCAAGcttgcagtgctctgctggctCAGGGTGGTATCTGTTACATAGGAGACCTATCTTCATATAAAAAGGATAAACTTGAACTTCTACAATCCG TGCTAGAGAGCAGGACAACAACGCTGTTCATTCCCGGCAAGAAGTAcggagaagaggctgaccaaCAAGTTACTATTCCAGTTCAGACCAATTTTTGGTCTTACGTAGATGTGGGTTCTTCCCCAAAGAAACATATAGCAAGAGACAGCATTTTAATTGGGCAGATG tttattttgtttgctaaGAATCTTCATGTGGAACTGAGTTCCGAAGCAGAAAGCCTCATTCAGGGCTACTACCTGGCAAGTCGCAGAGTGAGGAGAGATTCTGTTCATGGATCGAAATTATCAGCATCTGCACTAAAGATTCT GATTTCACTGTCTAAGGCTCATACTAAActaagtttaagaaaaaaagtactggAGGAAGATGCACTGATTGCCATCCTGTTGTTTGAATCATCTCTCACCCTAAAACATG GTAAGTCTGCATTGTGCATAGAACCAAATGCAGTGTTTCCATTTGACCTCAGTGATGAAAACACCCTGCAACAGAGAGATATGCACCTAGCACAGTGCCACCATCAGCTGCTTCAGTTTATTGGTGCATATGGCCCAGGGGCTTACGTTAACACTAATGAAGAATGA
- the MCMDC2 gene encoding MCM domain-containing protein 2 isoform X6, which yields MLIPKFSLRVQRSFWKMHKEIQKMKEIILVYLDRSGGLEKFVHDCKKYNGIAHSVAILLTLVSTVKQMSDVFKMIFAPADSKQSYAVYRFVISINPCDVAELDATLGNYILHKPMKAAGIFQSVCFIAIKTLSLIEQLQTEAQISILLRPTHLPPLPSYVLSLSAFPFNYTSQRFYMSEGIAIAMGTVTKYTQGARFLCTEETCPFSEGFRYIRVHLPGATESATVRNDFVCSLCSSPLQEDMKFRVLGDELANRMTIGNHYKIIGIPACVQNGPQATACIEVSSVQLCKANGPSFIGENFMYLLSLTSSSCWRFTATLANIFASQVVPPGTYNTLKLAILLSLVQTCEIESADYLDLLIVTSDTLIIDRLLNYSICLLPRGIRHPSSSEIFPSVSKDKHGTGSASIQACSALLAQGGICYIGDLSSYKKDKLELLQSVLESRTTTLFIPGKKYGEEADQQVTIPVQTNFWSYVDVGSSPKKHIARDSILIGQMDLSLIPPNLLDVFGLLIYSEFPSCQLSYPVVHHVLQKAINPEAMLYRVSQQFRTQDYEEFILFAKNLHVELSSEAESLIQGYYLASRRVRRDSVHGSKLSASALKILISLSKAHTKLSLRKKVLEEDALIAILLFESSLTLKHGKSALCIEPNAVFPFDLSDENTLQQRDMHLAQCHHQLLQFIGAYGPGAYVNTNEE from the exons ATG CTTATTCCAAAATTTTCATTAAGAGTCCAAAGATCTTTTTGGAAGATgcacaaagaaatacagaaaatgaaggaaattatCCTTGTTTACCTTGACAGAAGTGGTGGCCTTGAGAAATTTGTGCACGACTGCAAAAAATACAACGGTATTGCTCACTCAGTAGCTATTCTGTTAACATTGGTAAGTACCGTTAAGCAAATGTCTGATGTTTTTAAGATGATTTTTGCTCCCGCAGACTCAAAACAAAGTTACGCTGTGTATCGTTTTGTTATTTCAATAAATCCTTGTGATGTTGCTGAACTGGATGCAACTCTTGGAAACTACATTCTTCATAAGCCCATGAAAGCTGCAGGGATTTTTCAGTCA GTGTGTTTCATAGCTATTAAGACGTTATCATTAATTGAACAATTGCAGACGGAGGCCCAG ATAAGCATACTGCTGAGACCAACACATTTGCCACCGTTACCAAGTTATGTTCTCAgtctttctgcctttccattTAATTACACATCTCAGAGATTTTATATGTCTGAAGGAATAGCGATTGCAATGGGAACTGTCACGAAATACACCCAAGGAGCACGATTTCTTTGCACTGAGGAAACCTGTCCGTTCTCTGAAG ggTTTAGGTACATAAGAGTGCATCTGCCTGGAGCTACAGAGTCTGCCACAGTGAGGAATGACTTTGTGTGCAGTTTGTGTTCTTCACCACTGCAGGAAGATATGAAATTCAGAGTACTTGGTG atGAACTGGCCAATAGAATGACAATAGGAAACCACTACAAGATTATAGGAATTCCAGCTTGTGTACAAAATGGCCCGCAAGCTACAGCGTGTATAGAAGTCAGTAGCGTACAGCTCTGTAAAGCAAATG gtCCTTCTTTTATCGGTGAAAATTTTATGTATCTACTCTCACTGACTTCAAGTTCGTGCTGGAGGTTTACAGCCACACTTGCCAACATCTTTGCTTCTCAAGTTGTTCCACCAGGCACTTACAATACTCTTAAACTGGCAATATTACTGAGTCTAGTGCAGACGTGTGAAATAGAAAGTGCAGATTACCTCGATCTATTGATTGTAACAAGTGACACTCTAATAATTGATAG GCTTCTGAATTACAGCATATGTCTTCTGCCTCGTGGCATACGGCACCCGTCCTCTAGTGAAATCTTTCCTTCTGTGTCCAAAGATAAACATGGAACTGGAAGTGCTAGTATTCAAGcttgcagtgctctgctggctCAGGGTGGTATCTGTTACATAGGAGACCTATCTTCATATAAAAAGGATAAACTTGAACTTCTACAATCCG TGCTAGAGAGCAGGACAACAACGCTGTTCATTCCCGGCAAGAAGTAcggagaagaggctgaccaaCAAGTTACTATTCCAGTTCAGACCAATTTTTGGTCTTACGTAGATGTGGGTTCTTCCCCAAAGAAACATATAGCAAGAGACAGCATTTTAATTGGGCAGATG GACTTGAGTTTGATTCCCCCTAATCTTTTAGATGTTTTTGGGCTGTTGATATACAGTGAATTTCCTTCGTGTCAGCTGTCTTATCCAGTAGTGCATCATGTCTTGCAAAAAGCCATTAATCCTGAAGCCATGCTGTACAGAGTCTCACAGCAGTTCAGAACACAGGATTATGAAGAG tttattttgtttgctaaGAATCTTCATGTGGAACTGAGTTCCGAAGCAGAAAGCCTCATTCAGGGCTACTACCTGGCAAGTCGCAGAGTGAGGAGAGATTCTGTTCATGGATCGAAATTATCAGCATCTGCACTAAAGATTCT GATTTCACTGTCTAAGGCTCATACTAAActaagtttaagaaaaaaagtactggAGGAAGATGCACTGATTGCCATCCTGTTGTTTGAATCATCTCTCACCCTAAAACATG GTAAGTCTGCATTGTGCATAGAACCAAATGCAGTGTTTCCATTTGACCTCAGTGATGAAAACACCCTGCAACAGAGAGATATGCACCTAGCACAGTGCCACCATCAGCTGCTTCAGTTTATTGGTGCATATGGCCCAGGGGCTTACGTTAACACTAATGAAGAATGA
- the MCMDC2 gene encoding MCM domain-containing protein 2 isoform X4 → MLIPKFSLRVQRSFWKMHKEIQKMKEIILVYLDRSGGLEKFVHDCKKYNDSKQSYAVYRFVISINPCDVAELDATLGNYILHKPMKAAGIFQSVCFIAIKTLSLIEQLQTEAQISILLRPTHLPPLPSYVLSLSAFPFNYTSQRFYMSEGIAIAMGTVTKYTQGARFLCTEETCPFSEGFRYIRVHLPGATESATVRNDFVCSLCSSPLQEDMKFRVLGDKQIVEMIDAKVLNALKGYSDHRSHFRIQTFTVFLRDELANRMTIGNHYKIIGIPACVQNGPQATACIEVSSVQLCKANGPSFIGENFMYLLSLTSSSCWRFTATLANIFASQVVPPGTYNTLKLAILLSLVQTCEIESADYLDLLIVTSDTLIIDRLLNYSICLLPRGIRHPSSSEIFPSVSKDKHGTGSASIQACSALLAQGGICYIGDLSSYKKDKLELLQSVLESRTTTLFIPGKKYGEEADQQVTIPVQTNFWSYVDVGSSPKKHIARDSILIGQMDLSLIPPNLLDVFGLLIYSEFPSCQLSYPVVHHVLQKAINPEAMLYRVSQQFRTQDYEEFILFAKNLHVELSSEAESLIQGYYLASRRVRRDSVHGSKLSASALKILISLSKAHTKLSLRKKVLEEDALIAILLFESSLTLKHGKSALCIEPNAVFPFDLSDENTLQQRDMHLAQCHHQLLQFIGAYGPGAYVNTNEE, encoded by the exons ATG CTTATTCCAAAATTTTCATTAAGAGTCCAAAGATCTTTTTGGAAGATgcacaaagaaatacagaaaatgaaggaaattatCCTTGTTTACCTTGACAGAAGTGGTGGCCTTGAGAAATTTGTGCACGACTGCAAAAAATACAACG ACTCAAAACAAAGTTACGCTGTGTATCGTTTTGTTATTTCAATAAATCCTTGTGATGTTGCTGAACTGGATGCAACTCTTGGAAACTACATTCTTCATAAGCCCATGAAAGCTGCAGGGATTTTTCAGTCA GTGTGTTTCATAGCTATTAAGACGTTATCATTAATTGAACAATTGCAGACGGAGGCCCAG ATAAGCATACTGCTGAGACCAACACATTTGCCACCGTTACCAAGTTATGTTCTCAgtctttctgcctttccattTAATTACACATCTCAGAGATTTTATATGTCTGAAGGAATAGCGATTGCAATGGGAACTGTCACGAAATACACCCAAGGAGCACGATTTCTTTGCACTGAGGAAACCTGTCCGTTCTCTGAAG ggTTTAGGTACATAAGAGTGCATCTGCCTGGAGCTACAGAGTCTGCCACAGTGAGGAATGACTTTGTGTGCAGTTTGTGTTCTTCACCACTGCAGGAAGATATGAAATTCAGAGTACTTGGTG ataaacAGATAGTTGAAATGATTGATGCAAAAGTTCTTAATGCTTTAAAAGGATATTCCGACCACAGATCACATTTTAGGATTCAGACTTTTACAGTTTTCTTGAGAG atGAACTGGCCAATAGAATGACAATAGGAAACCACTACAAGATTATAGGAATTCCAGCTTGTGTACAAAATGGCCCGCAAGCTACAGCGTGTATAGAAGTCAGTAGCGTACAGCTCTGTAAAGCAAATG gtCCTTCTTTTATCGGTGAAAATTTTATGTATCTACTCTCACTGACTTCAAGTTCGTGCTGGAGGTTTACAGCCACACTTGCCAACATCTTTGCTTCTCAAGTTGTTCCACCAGGCACTTACAATACTCTTAAACTGGCAATATTACTGAGTCTAGTGCAGACGTGTGAAATAGAAAGTGCAGATTACCTCGATCTATTGATTGTAACAAGTGACACTCTAATAATTGATAG GCTTCTGAATTACAGCATATGTCTTCTGCCTCGTGGCATACGGCACCCGTCCTCTAGTGAAATCTTTCCTTCTGTGTCCAAAGATAAACATGGAACTGGAAGTGCTAGTATTCAAGcttgcagtgctctgctggctCAGGGTGGTATCTGTTACATAGGAGACCTATCTTCATATAAAAAGGATAAACTTGAACTTCTACAATCCG TGCTAGAGAGCAGGACAACAACGCTGTTCATTCCCGGCAAGAAGTAcggagaagaggctgaccaaCAAGTTACTATTCCAGTTCAGACCAATTTTTGGTCTTACGTAGATGTGGGTTCTTCCCCAAAGAAACATATAGCAAGAGACAGCATTTTAATTGGGCAGATG GACTTGAGTTTGATTCCCCCTAATCTTTTAGATGTTTTTGGGCTGTTGATATACAGTGAATTTCCTTCGTGTCAGCTGTCTTATCCAGTAGTGCATCATGTCTTGCAAAAAGCCATTAATCCTGAAGCCATGCTGTACAGAGTCTCACAGCAGTTCAGAACACAGGATTATGAAGAG tttattttgtttgctaaGAATCTTCATGTGGAACTGAGTTCCGAAGCAGAAAGCCTCATTCAGGGCTACTACCTGGCAAGTCGCAGAGTGAGGAGAGATTCTGTTCATGGATCGAAATTATCAGCATCTGCACTAAAGATTCT GATTTCACTGTCTAAGGCTCATACTAAActaagtttaagaaaaaaagtactggAGGAAGATGCACTGATTGCCATCCTGTTGTTTGAATCATCTCTCACCCTAAAACATG GTAAGTCTGCATTGTGCATAGAACCAAATGCAGTGTTTCCATTTGACCTCAGTGATGAAAACACCCTGCAACAGAGAGATATGCACCTAGCACAGTGCCACCATCAGCTGCTTCAGTTTATTGGTGCATATGGCCCAGGGGCTTACGTTAACACTAATGAAGAATGA
- the MCMDC2 gene encoding MCM domain-containing protein 2 isoform X5 gives MLIPKFSLRVQRSFWKMHKEIQKMKEIILVYLDRSGGLEKFVHDCKKYNGIAHSVAILLTLVSTVKQMSDVFKMIFAPADSKQSYAVYRFVISINPCDVAELDATLGNYILHKPMKAAGIFQSVCFIAIKTLSLIEQLQTEAQISILLRPTHLPPLPSYVLSLSAFPFNYTSQRFYMSEGIAIAMGTVTKYTQGARFLCTEETCPFSEGFRYIRVHLPGATESATVRNDFVCSLCSSPLQEDMKFRVLGDKQIVEMIDAKVLNALKGYSDHRSHFRIQTFTVFLRDELANRMTIGNHYKIIGIPACVQNGPQATACIEVSSVQLCKANGPSFIGENFMYLLSLTSSSCWRFTATLANIFASQVVPPGTYNTLKLAILLSLVQTCEIESADYLDLLIVTSDTLIIDRLLNYSICLLPRGIRHPSSSEIFPSVSKDKHGTGSASIQACSALLAQGGICYIGDLSSYKKDKLELLQSVLESRTTTLFIPGKKYGEEADQQVTIPVQTNFWSYVDVGSSPKKHIARDSILIGQMDLSLIPPNLLDVFGLLIYSEFPSCQLSYPVVHHVLQKAINPEAMLYRVSQQFRTQDYEEFILFAKNLHVELSSEAESLIQGYYLASRRVRRDSVHGSKLSASALKILISLSKAHTKLSLRKKVLEEDALIAILLFESSLTLKHGNNTEPSLKIPKARNQLIS, from the exons ATG CTTATTCCAAAATTTTCATTAAGAGTCCAAAGATCTTTTTGGAAGATgcacaaagaaatacagaaaatgaaggaaattatCCTTGTTTACCTTGACAGAAGTGGTGGCCTTGAGAAATTTGTGCACGACTGCAAAAAATACAACGGTATTGCTCACTCAGTAGCTATTCTGTTAACATTGGTAAGTACCGTTAAGCAAATGTCTGATGTTTTTAAGATGATTTTTGCTCCCGCAGACTCAAAACAAAGTTACGCTGTGTATCGTTTTGTTATTTCAATAAATCCTTGTGATGTTGCTGAACTGGATGCAACTCTTGGAAACTACATTCTTCATAAGCCCATGAAAGCTGCAGGGATTTTTCAGTCA GTGTGTTTCATAGCTATTAAGACGTTATCATTAATTGAACAATTGCAGACGGAGGCCCAG ATAAGCATACTGCTGAGACCAACACATTTGCCACCGTTACCAAGTTATGTTCTCAgtctttctgcctttccattTAATTACACATCTCAGAGATTTTATATGTCTGAAGGAATAGCGATTGCAATGGGAACTGTCACGAAATACACCCAAGGAGCACGATTTCTTTGCACTGAGGAAACCTGTCCGTTCTCTGAAG ggTTTAGGTACATAAGAGTGCATCTGCCTGGAGCTACAGAGTCTGCCACAGTGAGGAATGACTTTGTGTGCAGTTTGTGTTCTTCACCACTGCAGGAAGATATGAAATTCAGAGTACTTGGTG ataaacAGATAGTTGAAATGATTGATGCAAAAGTTCTTAATGCTTTAAAAGGATATTCCGACCACAGATCACATTTTAGGATTCAGACTTTTACAGTTTTCTTGAGAG atGAACTGGCCAATAGAATGACAATAGGAAACCACTACAAGATTATAGGAATTCCAGCTTGTGTACAAAATGGCCCGCAAGCTACAGCGTGTATAGAAGTCAGTAGCGTACAGCTCTGTAAAGCAAATG gtCCTTCTTTTATCGGTGAAAATTTTATGTATCTACTCTCACTGACTTCAAGTTCGTGCTGGAGGTTTACAGCCACACTTGCCAACATCTTTGCTTCTCAAGTTGTTCCACCAGGCACTTACAATACTCTTAAACTGGCAATATTACTGAGTCTAGTGCAGACGTGTGAAATAGAAAGTGCAGATTACCTCGATCTATTGATTGTAACAAGTGACACTCTAATAATTGATAG GCTTCTGAATTACAGCATATGTCTTCTGCCTCGTGGCATACGGCACCCGTCCTCTAGTGAAATCTTTCCTTCTGTGTCCAAAGATAAACATGGAACTGGAAGTGCTAGTATTCAAGcttgcagtgctctgctggctCAGGGTGGTATCTGTTACATAGGAGACCTATCTTCATATAAAAAGGATAAACTTGAACTTCTACAATCCG TGCTAGAGAGCAGGACAACAACGCTGTTCATTCCCGGCAAGAAGTAcggagaagaggctgaccaaCAAGTTACTATTCCAGTTCAGACCAATTTTTGGTCTTACGTAGATGTGGGTTCTTCCCCAAAGAAACATATAGCAAGAGACAGCATTTTAATTGGGCAGATG GACTTGAGTTTGATTCCCCCTAATCTTTTAGATGTTTTTGGGCTGTTGATATACAGTGAATTTCCTTCGTGTCAGCTGTCTTATCCAGTAGTGCATCATGTCTTGCAAAAAGCCATTAATCCTGAAGCCATGCTGTACAGAGTCTCACAGCAGTTCAGAACACAGGATTATGAAGAG tttattttgtttgctaaGAATCTTCATGTGGAACTGAGTTCCGAAGCAGAAAGCCTCATTCAGGGCTACTACCTGGCAAGTCGCAGAGTGAGGAGAGATTCTGTTCATGGATCGAAATTATCAGCATCTGCACTAAAGATTCT GATTTCACTGTCTAAGGCTCATACTAAActaagtttaagaaaaaaagtactggAGGAAGATGCACTGATTGCCATCCTGTTGTTTGAATCATCTCTCACCCTAAAACATG GTAACAACACAGAGCCCAGCCTGAAGATTCCTAAAGCTAGAAACCAACTCATCTCCTAA